A DNA window from Calliphora vicina chromosome 1, idCalVici1.1, whole genome shotgun sequence contains the following coding sequences:
- the LOC135956057 gene encoding uncharacterized protein LOC135956057 — protein sequence MSVRNPPASVSHIGRLVVCVCFSNGAAVISTPGSRYKMQVIVHQDSMEEDKACPMYPVGGFIISGDPTPTAMVSGCGESNATATQASQVITPGQTSLHATGVARGQSGIPRLADCKKSKAIGGSDLSGEVPLDFSPSTSKAAKAQVVKAAKSPVSGASKGEATKSPLTDASHMPIVRSGLVKESSCPEDASPLANPGSETNPRHKNPARRAATTRRSAYRFVEALGSKKVEDLTKEQQASLSWAKAYIAGLKTAPPSAELPAGPKRQRSEEDTATKSQQPGPKRPKAAQRSLAKSFSEIVKDSLVRAVIDRSANDGSISQLNWDMVKQKLVGVFWKVLKENPGTPPQCDDAGWYQGHVKLMSCVDERSALLLKTAVASLGEVWPGSRLEVVSVSEIPRKPRSIAKIPAEPSSPEEILEILQCCNPQLPTQDWKVVKVTDAEGSSRKAIVVLNKDSLGPLRKAQGKVYYGFGTIILRVYRSDNKGDTSSGDVKPMLSEEGMDCNDATDPADTEDTNSVSELVGTFFERMDEVVDEDALLNSDQEDADVTIVKMEHGEGDPDKPSPL from the coding sequence ATGTCCGTCCGAAATCCACCAGCGTCTGTTTCCCATATTGGGCGGCTGGTGGTCTGCGTCTGTTTCTCCAATGGGGCGGCAGTTATCTCAACACCTGGCAGCAGGTATAAAATGCAAGTAATTGTCCATCAGGACTCAATGGAAGAGGATAAGGCATGCCCCATGTACCCGGTCGGGGGCTTCATAATCTCCGGGGACCCTACTCCCACAGCGATGGTTTCGGGCTGTGGTGAGTCGAATGCTACTGCAACTCAGGCTAGTCAGGTGATCACACCGGGCCAGACTAGTCTGCATGCTACTGGTGTCGCAAGAGGTCAATCTGGCATACCCAGATTGGCTGATTGTAAAAAATCCAAGGCAATAGGTGGTAGTGACCTAAGCGGCGAGGTACCTCTGGACTTCTCTCCAAGTACCTCCAAAGCCGCGAAAGCCCAAGTCGTCAAGGCGGCTAAATCCCCTGTTTCGGGTGCCTCTAAGGGGGAAGCGACTAAGTCGCCCCTCACGGATGCTTCCCATATGCCAATTGTGCGCTCAGGTCTTGTGAAGGAATCCTCCTGTCCTGAAGACGCATCACCCCTGGCCAATCCCGGCTCTGAAACTAACCCCAGGCATAAAAACCCTGCTAGAAGGGCTGCTACCACCAGGCGTTCCGCTTACCGCTTTGTTGAGGCACTTGGCTCGAAAAAAGTCGAGGACCTCACTAAGGAGCAACAAGCTTCGCTTTCCTGGGCGAAAGCCTATATTGCTGGTCTCAAGACCGCTCCTCCTTCTGCTGAATTACCAGCGGGGCCTAAACGGCAACGTTCAGAGGAGGATACAGCGACCAAGAGCCAGCAACCGGGACCTAAACGTCCCAAAGCGGCACAAAGGTCGTTAGCTAAATCCTTTAGCGAGATTGTCAAAGACAGTCTTGTTAGGGCGGTTATCGACCGGAGTGCGAATGACGGATCCATATCTCAATTGAATTGGGATATGGTGAAGCAAAAACTGGTAGGGGTGTTTTGGAaagttctcaaagagaacccAGGCACTCCTCCACAATGCGATGACGCTGGTTGGTACCAGGGTCACGTAAAACTTATGTCTTGTGTAGATGAACGCTCAGCGTTGCTACTAAAGACTGCCGTCGCATCACTGGGTGAGGTTTGGCCGGGGTCTAGGCTTGAGGTGGTATCTGTGAGTGAGATACCCCGAAAGCCTAGATCCATAGCTAAAATACCAGCTGAGCCATCTAGCCCGGAGGAGATCTTGGAGATCCTTCAGTGCTGTAACCCACAGCTTCCAACTCAAGACTGGAAAGTTGTTAAGGTTACGGACGCTGAGGGCTCTTCAAGGAAAGCGATCGTTGTCCTGAATAAGGACTCTTTGGGGCCGCTAAGGAAGGCACAAGGGAAGGTCTACTATGGATTTGGTACGATCATCCTGCGTGTCTACCGTAGCGACAACAAAGGCGATACATCCTCAGGTGATGTAAAGCCCATGCTCTCGGAAGAGGGCATGGATTGCAATGACGCCACTGATCCAGCCGACACTGAAGATACCAACTCAGTCTCTGAACTAGTTGGTACATTCTTTGAACGGATGGATGAGGTGGTGGACGAGGACGCCCTCCTGAATTCTGACCAGGAGGACGCCGACGTCACTATTGTAAAAATGGAGCATGGTGAGGGTGACCCAGATaaaccttcaccactctaa
- the LOC135956064 gene encoding uncharacterized protein LOC135956064: MYPVLIKTASKNFILQTGKTVCANFLRYSSDISNEIELPPEPTTCCMSGCANCVWIEYAETVAKLMDGNCDKARQLVLNKIQDPNLKMFLAIELKNIQYNLEQSRNTNVTEDDKDKEK, from the exons atgtatcctgttttaattaaaactgcttcgaaaaattttattctacaAACTGGCAAAACTGTCTGTGCAAATTTTTTACGTTATTCCAGCGAcatttcaaacgaaattgag cTTCCTCCCGAACCGACAACATGCTGTATGTCCGGTTGTGCAAATTGTGTTTGGATCGAATATGCTGAGACTGTGGCGAAATTAATGGATGGAAATTGCGATAAAGCGCGTCaattagttcttaataaaattcaagatccaaatttaaaaatgtttttagccatcgaattgaaaaatattcaatataatTTGGAGCAAAGTAGAAATACGAATGTAACAGAAGACGACAAAGATAAGgagaaataa
- the ro gene encoding homeobox protein rough — protein MLPVNTQTPNHKGGHFINTSTNVVGKTQIRPSSPRQFFARIYGHLENNTNNNHNTSSENVTPITTISNLRSNDATTFATYLPQSASPICDTNYQSDGASTSSPDISISDERCVSVFCVHLRNIRKFFFYFILMLKYYFFFLILVARRRRKEGRQRRQRTTFSNEQTLRLEVEFHRNEYISRSKRFELAESLGLSETQIKIWFQNRRAKDKRIEKAQIDQQYRNFVVANGFMNSIMGHTATYTPTALQQNFYPQQSQQQQPQHLNATMPSNINAAHIGSKTTATTTTTPSSQPSHIHHNHHTHLATSTGRLNDSLINNTNNNLPNSNNNYIDINSFHKQESGSGSGLANNSLCGDGSSGNNCNFNKLINSC, from the exons atgttaccTGTAAATACTCAAACTCCAAATCATAAAGGtggacattttataaatacatcCACAAATGTTGTCGGTAAAACTCAAATACGTCCCTCGTCACCGCGACAATTTTTCGCTCGAATTTACGGTCATCTtgaaaataatactaataataacCACAATACCAGCAGTGAAAATGTTACTCCCATCACAACAATATCGAATTTAAGATCAAACGATGCCACCACATTTGCCACGTATTTGCCTCAGTCGGCTTCTCCCATATGTGATACAAATTATCAAAGTGACGGCGCTAGCACTTCGTCACCTGATATTTCAATAAGTGATGAAAGGTGTGTGTCTGTGTTTTGTGTGCATTTAAGAAATATTCgaaaa ttttttttttattttattttaatgttaaaatattattttttttttctaattttagtgGCTCGTCGTCGCCGCAAAGAGGGTAGACAACGTCGTCAACGTACCACGTTTAGTAATGAACAGACCTTGCGTTTGGAAGTGGAATTTCATCGTAATGAGTATATCTCACGTAGTAAACGTTTTGAATTGGCCGAATCATTAGGTCTTTCGGAgacacaaattaaaatttggtttcaaaaTCGTCGAGCGAAGGATAAACGAATTGAAAAAGCCCAAATTGATCAACAATATAG AAATTTTGTGGTGGCCAATGGTTTTATGAATTCCATAATGGGGCATACAGCAACTTATACGCCCACAGCTcttcaacaaaatttctatCCTCAACAGTCGCAGCAACAGCAACCGCAGCATTTGAATGCAACTATGCCGTCGAATATAAATGCTGCTCATATTGGATCAAAGACTACAGCTACAACTACGACAACACCTTCTTCGCAGCCATCCCATATTCATCATAATCACCACACACACCTCGCCACATCAACCGGAAGATTGAATGATTCCCTTATCaataacacaaacaacaacTTGCCAAATTCCAATAATAATTACATCGACATTAATAGTTTTCACAAACAGGAGAGTGGTAGTGGCTCAGGACTTGCCAATAACAGTTTATGTGGTGATGGCTCCAGTGGTAACAATTGTAACtttaataaacttattaatTCGTGTTaa